The genome window TGACGGCACGGGTGCGGTCCGGGGCCGCACCCCGGGTGTGATGGGATGGCGCACACCCCATCACACGTACAGGAAGAGGAAGGTCATGGCGCAGGTCGAGGCCACCACGGAGCGGACCATCGCGGCGGACGCGGAGACGGTGTTCGACGCGCTCGCCGACTACAGCGGCACCCGCGCGCGGCTGCTGCCCGAACAGTTCAGCGAGTACGAGGTGCGCGAGGGAGGCGACGGCGAGGGCACCCTCGTGCACTGGAAGCTCCAGGCCACCAGCAAGCGCGTCCGTGACTGCCTGCTGGAGGTCAGCGAGCCGACCGACGGCGAACTCGTCGAGAAGGACCGCAACTCCTCCATGGTCACCACCTGGCGGGTCACCCCGGCCGGCGAGGGCAGGTCCCGGGTCGTCGTGACCACCACCTGGAAGGGCGCCGGCGGCATCGGCGGCTTCTTCGAGAAGACCTTCGCGCCCAAGGGCCTCGCCCGGATCTACGACGCGATCCTCGCGAAGCTCGCCGCCGACGTGGAGAAGTGACGGGGCGTACGACGTCGGGCGCGAGCGGCGGGAGTCCGTTCGCGCCGCCATGACTCCCTGTGCGCTCCGGGGGCTCGGAACCGGTGTTCCGCTCCCCGGGGCGCGCGCCGTCAGTCGACGGGCTGATTCTCGCGCTCACCGTTTCGAGTGGTTTTCCGCGGGGCGCGGTGGTGCGCCGTAGCGCTCCGACCGGCGCATACCTTCCGCGGTCCGTTTCACGGGCGACTCGTCGCGCTTGATCCCCGTTGTCGCGCAATGCGAGAAATGTGCGACGCAGACGCGACGAGGGGAGCGGTACGTGGGCGGGACGACTGCGGTGGACGTGGACGACGAGCGGGCCGTGCTGTCCGTGGTCCCGGACACGCACAGGGAGCCGGTCGGCGTCGAGCCGCCCGAACCGCCCGTGGCGCTCGGCCCCCGCCGGATCCGGCTGGTGTTCGTCGGGCTCATGCTGGCGCTGCTGCTCGCCGCCCTCGACCAGATGATCGTGGCCACCGCGCTCCCGAAAGTCGTCGGCGAGCTGCACGGCCTGGACCGGATGTCCTGGGCGATCACCGCCTACCTGCTGACCTCCACCGTCGGCCTTCCGGTCTACGGCAAGTGCGGTGACCTCTTCGGCCGCAAGGGCGTCTTCCAGTTCGCGATCGGCGTCTTCGTCGTCGGCTCGGCGCTCGCGGGCCGGGCGTCGACCATGGACCAGCTGATCGCCTTCCGCGCGATCCAGGGCATCGGCGCCGGCGGCCTCATGATCGGTGTGCAGGCGATCATCGCGGACATCGTCCCGCCCCGTGAACGCGGCCGCTACATGGGCATCATCGGCGCCGCCTTCGGTCTCGCCTCCGTCGCCGGGCCCCTGCTGGGCGGCTACTTCACGGACCACCTCTCCTGGCGGTGGTGCTTCTACGTCAACGTGCCCTTCGGCCTGGTCACCTTCGCCGTCGTCACGGCGGTGCTGAAACTGCCGAAGCCCACCGTCAAGGCCCGCCTCGACGTCCTCGGCACCCTGCTGCTGGCCGCGACGTCGACCTGCCTGGTGCTGCTGACCA of Streptomyces cynarae contains these proteins:
- a CDS encoding SRPBCC family protein, whose amino-acid sequence is MAQVEATTERTIAADAETVFDALADYSGTRARLLPEQFSEYEVREGGDGEGTLVHWKLQATSKRVRDCLLEVSEPTDGELVEKDRNSSMVTTWRVTPAGEGRSRVVVTTTWKGAGGIGGFFEKTFAPKGLARIYDAILAKLAADVEK